One genomic segment of Panicum virgatum strain AP13 chromosome 2N, P.virgatum_v5, whole genome shotgun sequence includes these proteins:
- the LOC120658535 gene encoding protein EFFECTOR OF TRANSCRIPTION 2-like, which produces MPAAAAPAPAVTTRLKREDCPRTKHDSLFSPLKVLVGPSDWEDHSAGKEGVQRYRIRNLPDNFPGLYELGVAGASDEGARARRRDSRGVVVVYLGQADSVRARLQQYGRSGSHLDTGNSLGSAGKDEANVVTAAAGPGLFTEVFSRGYSIVFRCALMDNKQEAEKTEALLLRVFDYAWNKLQNGACRREEILLKLEQGAASHRSSLLSRVRHMKQDIFGVKAGIKIKGSGSVNTSPGIMKSMLPRVRTFVGFRPQLVNSEDSGGEAIDIPSKKISGIPCGNRQAHRRRSEGHKVKKIDVTKRRTVPIQESNSFCGVVLEDGSSCLEHPVEGRKRCSSHKGRRVKGSPKSSSTSYPCQAEIPIPRLTEALDNLDRTQEVIESIPHLTEDLDNSDRAQESEILPKNISVTVEESLRQSNSIKAEEVKTREAPTEDGTHDASQDACICEEKASLAEPESQEPQPSGRIWFELLKAQKKSASTHAPRGSGSQTRMRDHATPICGAVADNGSCKMVPIAGRKVCVQDSGIEVAGASFSRSSGWPCTCGARTPDGSPCMNKPIEGRKRCALHKGQRASCSLTQ; this is translated from the exons ATGcctgcggccgccgcccccgcccccgccgtaACCACCAGGCTGAAGCGGGAGGACTGCCCCCGCACCAAGCACGACTCCCTCTTCTCCCCATTGAAG GTTCTGGTCGGGCCGTCGGACTGGGAGGACCACTCCGCCGGCAAGGAGGGGGTCCAGAGGTACCGCATCCGGAACCTCCCTGACAACTTCCCCGGTCTCTACGAGCTGGGTGTCGCCGGCGCGTCCGACGAGGGCGCCAGGGCCCGGAGGCGTGATTCGCGAGGCGTCGTCGTGGTGTACCTCGGGCAGGCCGACAGCGTCagggcgaggctgcagcagtaTGGCCGCTCGGGGTCGCATCTGGACACTGGGAATTCGCTAGGCTCTGCTGGTAAAGATGAGGCGAATGTGGTCACTGCGGCTGCGGGGCCTGGATTGTTCACAGAAGTGTTCTCCAGAGGCTATTCCATAGTGTTTCGGTGTGCACTG ATGGATAATAAACAAGAAGCTGAGAAGACTGAGGCACTGTTGCTGAGGGTATTTGATTACGCATGGAACAAGCTTCAGAATGGTGCTTGCCGTCGTGAAGAAATACTGCTCAAGTTAGAACAGGGAGCCGCCAGCCATAGATCATCTCTACTTAGCAGAGTACGCCACATGAAACAAGATATATTTGGAGTAAAAGCGGGTATAAAGATAAAGGGAAGTGGGTCAGTTAACACCTCGCCTGGCATTATGAAAAGTATGCTCCCAAGAGTTCGTACATTTGTTGGTTTCAGGCCTCAGCTAGTTAACTCAGAAGACAGTGGAGGCGAGGCAATTGATATTCCCTCGAAGAAAATATCTGGTATTCCTTGTGGTAACAGACAGGCACATAGAAGGAGGTCCGAAGGGCACAAAGTAAAAAAGATTGATGTCACAAAACGGAGAACTGTACCAATACAAGAATCTAACTCTTTTTGTGGAGTGGTGCTAGAAGATGGTTCTTCTTGCCTGGAGCACCCAGTTGAAGGAAGAAAGAGATGCAGCTCACACAAAGGAAGAAGAGTCAAAGGCAGCCCTAAAAGCTCATCTACTAGCTACCCTTGCCAAGCTGAGATTCCAATACCTCGCCTAACTGAAGCTTTGGACAACTTGGATAGAACACAAGAGGTTATTGAATCCATACCTCACCTAACTGAAGATTTGGACAACTCAGATCGAGCACAAGAAAGTGAAATATTGCCCAAAAATATCTCTGTAACTGTGGAGGAATCTCTAAGACAAAGCAATAGCATCAAAGCAGAAGAGGTGAAAACTAGAGAAGCTCCTACAGAAGATGGAACACATGATGCCTCCCAGGATGCTTGTATCTGTGAAGAGAAGGCTTCCCTTGCTGAACCTGAGTCCCAGGAGCCGCAGCCTTCTGGAAGAATATGGTTTGAGCTGCTCAAGGCACAGAAGAAATCAGCAAGCACGCACGCACCAAGAGGGTCAGGATCTCAGACAAGAATGAGAGATCATGCAACGCCTATCTGTGGAGCAGTGGCAGATAATGGGTCCTGCAAAATGGTGCCAATTGCAGGAAGAAAAGTATGTGTGCAAGACAGTGGTATAGAGGTCGCTGGTGCTTCGTTTTCCAGAAGCTCAGGATGGCCGTGTACATGTGGCGCCCGTACACCAGACGGTTCACCTTGTATGAATAAGCCAATCGAAGGGAGGAAGAGATGTGCATTGCACAAAGGACAACGAGCATCATGCTCCCTTACACAATAA